In the Limanda limanda chromosome 15, fLimLim1.1, whole genome shotgun sequence genome, AGGCGAATGCCCAGCGGTGCCTCTGGATTCACACAGACGGGTTCATCATTTCTATTTGTCactctgaaaaacacaaaagcacgCAGTGTTAGTCAtactcatctgtgtgtgtgcgcgtgtgtgtacTCATCTTTTTGAGAGGATCATTTTGACTACATGTGGCCTTATAGAGGGAGGACATTTTGGGCAAGTGAGGACATATTTTACCTGGTCCACACATTCCCAAATGACTGTTCAAGTTCTAAGACTAgcttttagggttagggttaaaataAGGTTTAGTTAAGGATTAAGCTTTTAGTTGTGACGGATAAGGTTAGAGGAAGGGGCGTAGGAATCCATTATGCCAATGATTGTCTTCACTAAGATAAAAGTGcaagtttttgtgtgtgtactcacatGACTGTGACCGTGTTGCAGGTGGGGCTCTTGGGGTGGACTTTGAGCCCTTTCAGTGGCCATCTGGTTCTTGACACCGTCTCATGACACAAGCATCGTCCTGGGACGAACGTGCCGTCTGACTCCTTCACTGCACAGACAGCAAACAGGATTACAGCCTAATTCCACAGGGTGCAACACGAGCAGCTGCTGCAACTTCCTATGTTCAGTCAGTTTGGCCCAAATAAAGCAACAAATCTACACTTGTCTTTTACCAAATCGAGTATTTATCAAAGAAAAATAGACAAGATGAGTGGTGAGAGTCTTACCTGTGATCAGCACACAGCAGAGACCCAGGAGGGCGAGCTGACACACTGcctggaggtgaagctgcatgTTGGAGGCAAGCTGAGCATTGACACTGAGCTGCTGCGCCA is a window encoding:
- the LOC133020274 gene encoding growth-regulated alpha protein-like, whose translation is MQLHLQAVCQLALLGLCCVLITVKESDGTFVPGRCLCHETVSRTRWPLKGLKVHPKSPTCNTVTVIVTNRNDEPVCVNPEAPLGIRLIRCWNRSHKLGRDVTPCLKRRRGKGKGRKSLRSRQRSQGHNSRASSSSS